A single window of Ananas comosus cultivar F153 linkage group 24, ASM154086v1, whole genome shotgun sequence DNA harbors:
- the LOC109728596 gene encoding probable transcriptional regulator SLK2 isoform X2: MSGGSGGPSGPGDMNRGGGVLNSTANSSGPSIGASSLVTDANSALSGGVGGPHLQRSASINTDPYMRLPASPMSFSSNNISGSSVMDGSSIVQQSPHHEQLQNQGASSVTSNPKDMHAHKKQRVMEVKQEDILQQQVMQKLLQRQQDPLQMQGIQNPQLHSMISQHRLAQRQLQQPQMFPQMQCSPIAQQQMRQQLLPHIMQSVSPVKRPVNGGICARRIMQYLYHQRHRPQDNKMSYWRKFVEEYFAPRGRKRWCLSLYDNMGNQALGAFPQTSVDAWHCGICGSRSGKGFEATCETLPRLFQIKFDHDVIDEHLFLDMPNEYMLSGLLVLEYAKAVQESIHEHLHVVREGQLRITFTPELKILSWEFCVRRHEEFLSRRFIAPQVNQLLQVSQKYQNAVKDSGSAGISPQDLQASCNMFVAAGRQLAKSLELQSLNDLGFSKRYVRCLQIAEVVNGMKDLIDFGQEHKIGPIESLKSYTAQAAAKLQAQKLQAAEQLRTPNGLSADPSTLSKLMSIHHHPGMCAHIINGNLTNTQLNSNNNTLERTAMMNNSYQNLLRNSMSKNQNLLHQELPNGFNGPINQSQPVSHYRTSVSPVLSNNLFGQFPQQPPMNSGNLPQNNNNMQQQVIQQMLQDGMNKNRPEMQQPPATSVHNNNGPVNAGPAKSTTESGNAPSNISNSAVGAGPTRSNSFKSAPTETAVAGSSVSSRLELPQNVDLAELDQIVREFGEGGMFSGDIADFGFDWKV, translated from the exons ATGTCAGGAGGCAGCGGAGGCCCCTCCGGTCCCGGGGACATGAACCGGGGCGGCGGGGTCCTCAACAGCACGGCCAACTCCTCTGGGCCCAGCATCGGCGCCAGCTCCTTGGTCACGGACGCCAACTCCGCACTTTCCGGCGGCGTGGGGGGCCCCCACCTGCAACGGAGCGCCAGCATCAACACGGACCCCTACATGCGCCTCCCGGCCTCCCCCATGTCCTTCTCCTCCAACAACATATCGGGCTCCTCGGTCATGGATGGCTCCTCCATCGTGCAGCAGAGCCCTCACCACGAGCAGCTACAGAACCAAGGAGCGTCCAGTGTTACGTCTAACCCTAAAGACATGCATGCTCACAAGAAGCAGAGGGTGATGGAAGTGAAGCAGGAGGATATTCTGCAGCAGCAGGTGATGCAGAAGCTGCTTCAGAGGCAGCAGGACCCGCTGCAGATGCAGGGTATTCAGAACCCTCAGCTGCATTCTATGATCTCGCAGCATAGACTAGCTCAAAGGCAGCTGCAGCAGCCGCAGATGTTTCCGCAGATGCAGTGCTCGCCGATTGCCCAACAACAGATGAGGCAGCAACTGCTGCCTCACATCATGCAGTCGGTCAGCCCTGTAAAACGCCCGGTTAACGGTGGGATCTGCGCTCGCCGGATCATGCAGTACTTGTATCACCAGCGGCATCGGCCACAG GACAATAAAATGTCTTACTGGAGAAAGTTTGTTGAAGAGTATTTTGCTCCACGAGGAAGAAAAAGGTGGTGCTTGTCTTTGTACGATAATATGGGCAACCAAGCCCTGGGTGCCTTCCCACAAACATCTGTT GATGCTTGGCATTGTGGCATTTGTGGTTCTAGATCAGGAAAAGGATTTG AGGCTACCTGTGAAACACTTCCTCGgctttttcaaattaaatttgatcatGACGTTATTGATGAACATTTATTCCTCGACATGCCAAATGAATACATGTTGTCCGGGTTGCTAGTGTTGGAGTATGCAAAAGCTGTTCAAGAGAGCATTCATGAACACCTACATGTTGTTCGTGAGGGACAACTTCGAATTACATTCACGCCAGAATTGAAG ATATTGTCCTGGGAATTCTGTGTACGACGCCATGAAGAGTTCCTCTCTCGGAGGTTTATAGCTCCTCAG GTGAACCAGCTCTTGCAAGTTAGCCAGAAATATCAAAATGCTGTCAAAGATAGTGGATCAGCTGGAATCTCACCGCAAGATTTGCAAGCCAGCTGTAACAT GTTTGTAGCTGCAGGTCGTCAACTTGCTAAAAGTCTCGAACTCCAGTCACTGAATGATTTAGGTTTTTCTAAACGATATGTACGGTGCTTGCAG ATAGCGGAGGTGGTAAATGGCATGAAAGACCTGATTGATTTTGGCCAGGAGCACAAGATTGGACCCATAG AGAGCTTGAAGAGCTACACAGCGCAGGCCGCTGCGAAGCTCCAGGCCCAAAAGTTACAGGCAGCAGAGCAGCTGAGGACTCCTAACGGCCTTTCCGCCGACCCGAGCACCCTTAGTAAACTCATGAGCATTCACCATCATCCAGGAATGTGCGCACATATCATCAATGGCAACCTCACAAACACTCAACTCAACAGTAACAACAACACACTGGAACGAACTGCGATGATGAACAATAGCTATCAGAACTTACTGAGAAACTCTATGAGCAAAAACCAGAACCTACTTCATCAGGAACTGCCCAACGGCTTCAATGGGCCTATTAACCAATCACAGCCTGTGAGCCACTACCGCACCTCTGTCTCTCCCGTCTTGTCAAATAACTTATTCGGTCAGTTTCCACAGCAGCCTCCTATGAACAGTGGTAACTTGCCGCAGAACAATAATAACATGCAGCAGCAAGTGATTCAGCAGATGCTGCAAGATGGTATGAATAAGAACCGGCCAGAAATGCAGCAGCCTCCCGCCACCTCTGTTCACAACAATAACGGACCGGTGAATGCCGGGCCGGCAAAAAGCACCACGGAGTCGGGGAATGCTCCGAGCAACATAAGCAACAGCGCTGTCGGTGCAGGACCTACCAGGAGCAACAGTTTCAAATCTGCCCCCACAGAGACCGCTGTCGCGGGAAGCAGTGTTAGCTCGAGACTCGAATTGCCCCAGAATGTGGATCTAGCGGAGCTGGATCAGAttgtgcgggagtttggagaagGCGGGATGTTTAGCGGCGACATAGCTGACTTTGGGTTCGATTGGAAAGTTTGA
- the LOC109728596 gene encoding probable transcriptional regulator SLK3 isoform X1 encodes MSGGSGGPSGPGDMNRGGGVLNSTANSSGPSIGASSLVTDANSALSGGVGGPHLQRSASINTDPYMRLPASPMSFSSNNISGSSVMDGSSIVQQSPHHEQLQNQGASSVTSNPKDMHAHKKQRVMEVKQEDILQQQVMQKLLQRQQDPLQMQGIQNPQLHSMISQHRLAQRQLQQPQMFPQMQCSPIAQQQMRQQLLPHIMQSVSPVKRPVNGGICARRIMQYLYHQRHRPQDNKMSYWRKFVEEYFAPRGRKRWCLSLYDNMGNQALGAFPQTSVDAWHCGICGSRSGKGFEATCETLPRLFQIKFDHDVIDEHLFLDMPNEYMLSGLLVLEYAKAVQESIHEHLHVVREGQLRITFTPELKILSWEFCVRRHEEFLSRRFIAPQVNQLLQVSQKYQNAVKDSGSAGISPQDLQASCNMFVAAGRQLAKSLELQSLNDLGFSKRYVRCLQIAEVVNGMKDLIDFGQEHKIGPIARHLGGIEVSRIILSSANESLKSYTAQAAAKLQAQKLQAAEQLRTPNGLSADPSTLSKLMSIHHHPGMCAHIINGNLTNTQLNSNNNTLERTAMMNNSYQNLLRNSMSKNQNLLHQELPNGFNGPINQSQPVSHYRTSVSPVLSNNLFGQFPQQPPMNSGNLPQNNNNMQQQVIQQMLQDGMNKNRPEMQQPPATSVHNNNGPVNAGPAKSTTESGNAPSNISNSAVGAGPTRSNSFKSAPTETAVAGSSVSSRLELPQNVDLAELDQIVREFGEGGMFSGDIADFGFDWKV; translated from the exons ATGTCAGGAGGCAGCGGAGGCCCCTCCGGTCCCGGGGACATGAACCGGGGCGGCGGGGTCCTCAACAGCACGGCCAACTCCTCTGGGCCCAGCATCGGCGCCAGCTCCTTGGTCACGGACGCCAACTCCGCACTTTCCGGCGGCGTGGGGGGCCCCCACCTGCAACGGAGCGCCAGCATCAACACGGACCCCTACATGCGCCTCCCGGCCTCCCCCATGTCCTTCTCCTCCAACAACATATCGGGCTCCTCGGTCATGGATGGCTCCTCCATCGTGCAGCAGAGCCCTCACCACGAGCAGCTACAGAACCAAGGAGCGTCCAGTGTTACGTCTAACCCTAAAGACATGCATGCTCACAAGAAGCAGAGGGTGATGGAAGTGAAGCAGGAGGATATTCTGCAGCAGCAGGTGATGCAGAAGCTGCTTCAGAGGCAGCAGGACCCGCTGCAGATGCAGGGTATTCAGAACCCTCAGCTGCATTCTATGATCTCGCAGCATAGACTAGCTCAAAGGCAGCTGCAGCAGCCGCAGATGTTTCCGCAGATGCAGTGCTCGCCGATTGCCCAACAACAGATGAGGCAGCAACTGCTGCCTCACATCATGCAGTCGGTCAGCCCTGTAAAACGCCCGGTTAACGGTGGGATCTGCGCTCGCCGGATCATGCAGTACTTGTATCACCAGCGGCATCGGCCACAG GACAATAAAATGTCTTACTGGAGAAAGTTTGTTGAAGAGTATTTTGCTCCACGAGGAAGAAAAAGGTGGTGCTTGTCTTTGTACGATAATATGGGCAACCAAGCCCTGGGTGCCTTCCCACAAACATCTGTT GATGCTTGGCATTGTGGCATTTGTGGTTCTAGATCAGGAAAAGGATTTG AGGCTACCTGTGAAACACTTCCTCGgctttttcaaattaaatttgatcatGACGTTATTGATGAACATTTATTCCTCGACATGCCAAATGAATACATGTTGTCCGGGTTGCTAGTGTTGGAGTATGCAAAAGCTGTTCAAGAGAGCATTCATGAACACCTACATGTTGTTCGTGAGGGACAACTTCGAATTACATTCACGCCAGAATTGAAG ATATTGTCCTGGGAATTCTGTGTACGACGCCATGAAGAGTTCCTCTCTCGGAGGTTTATAGCTCCTCAG GTGAACCAGCTCTTGCAAGTTAGCCAGAAATATCAAAATGCTGTCAAAGATAGTGGATCAGCTGGAATCTCACCGCAAGATTTGCAAGCCAGCTGTAACAT GTTTGTAGCTGCAGGTCGTCAACTTGCTAAAAGTCTCGAACTCCAGTCACTGAATGATTTAGGTTTTTCTAAACGATATGTACGGTGCTTGCAG ATAGCGGAGGTGGTAAATGGCATGAAAGACCTGATTGATTTTGGCCAGGAGCACAAGATTGGACCCATAG CTCGTCATCTTGGAGGGATAGAGGTATCAAGAATTATACTGTCCTCTGCAAATG AGAGCTTGAAGAGCTACACAGCGCAGGCCGCTGCGAAGCTCCAGGCCCAAAAGTTACAGGCAGCAGAGCAGCTGAGGACTCCTAACGGCCTTTCCGCCGACCCGAGCACCCTTAGTAAACTCATGAGCATTCACCATCATCCAGGAATGTGCGCACATATCATCAATGGCAACCTCACAAACACTCAACTCAACAGTAACAACAACACACTGGAACGAACTGCGATGATGAACAATAGCTATCAGAACTTACTGAGAAACTCTATGAGCAAAAACCAGAACCTACTTCATCAGGAACTGCCCAACGGCTTCAATGGGCCTATTAACCAATCACAGCCTGTGAGCCACTACCGCACCTCTGTCTCTCCCGTCTTGTCAAATAACTTATTCGGTCAGTTTCCACAGCAGCCTCCTATGAACAGTGGTAACTTGCCGCAGAACAATAATAACATGCAGCAGCAAGTGATTCAGCAGATGCTGCAAGATGGTATGAATAAGAACCGGCCAGAAATGCAGCAGCCTCCCGCCACCTCTGTTCACAACAATAACGGACCGGTGAATGCCGGGCCGGCAAAAAGCACCACGGAGTCGGGGAATGCTCCGAGCAACATAAGCAACAGCGCTGTCGGTGCAGGACCTACCAGGAGCAACAGTTTCAAATCTGCCCCCACAGAGACCGCTGTCGCGGGAAGCAGTGTTAGCTCGAGACTCGAATTGCCCCAGAATGTGGATCTAGCGGAGCTGGATCAGAttgtgcgggagtttggagaagGCGGGATGTTTAGCGGCGACATAGCTGACTTTGGGTTCGATTGGAAAGTTTGA